Proteins from a genomic interval of Actinoalloteichus hymeniacidonis:
- a CDS encoding GntR family transcriptional regulator, whose translation MLEHIRNQIIDGTLAPGASVPSERQIVVDWEVSRSTATKVLAALRADGLVESIQGVGTIVRAAALRPESPQDRFARARRTGKIYGPDEYAKITEASLAAASAYLADVFGIDEGRDLIRRVRVTYRGDSPISLSTSWFDASHAETAPALLTTERIKGGTAAYLEQTANLVIARGRDDKSARTATTEDSEALGVPIGSPVLAGRNTVWTEDGVVIEYGESVRPANHWASTSWLLD comes from the coding sequence GTGCTGGAACACATCCGAAATCAGATCATCGATGGCACGCTCGCGCCCGGGGCTTCTGTCCCGTCTGAGCGTCAGATTGTGGTGGACTGGGAGGTCTCCAGATCTACCGCCACCAAGGTTCTCGCGGCGCTACGGGCTGATGGTCTCGTTGAGTCCATTCAGGGTGTCGGGACCATCGTTCGCGCTGCGGCACTACGTCCAGAGTCGCCACAGGATCGTTTCGCGCGCGCACGGCGCACCGGGAAGATCTACGGGCCCGACGAGTACGCCAAGATCACCGAAGCTTCCCTCGCTGCCGCATCCGCTTACCTTGCGGACGTATTCGGCATCGATGAGGGTCGAGACCTGATCCGTCGCGTGCGCGTGACGTATAGAGGCGATAGTCCGATCTCGCTCTCGACTTCGTGGTTCGACGCCTCCCATGCGGAGACCGCACCGGCATTGCTCACGACGGAACGAATCAAGGGCGGAACTGCTGCGTATCTCGAGCAAACCGCAAACCTGGTCATCGCACGCGGACGCGATGACAAGTCGGCACGAACGGCGACGACGGAGGACAGCGAGGCGCTGGGTGTTCCCATCGGCTCACCCGTCCTGGCTGGACGAAACACCGTGTGGACTGAGGACGGCGTGGTGATCGAGTACGGCGAATCGGTCCGCCCAGCGAACCACTGGGCCTCGACGTCCTGGCTCCTCGACTAG
- a CDS encoding cell division protein FtsK encodes MTSLPVSVGASAATFGPVTTSAVAAGLGVGLLSWYRGHPDSFDHLLLPRLRAARRRWWSYAGHRWSRALRDCDLTREHRQTQVERVPRILRVRSVTPSIDMVDVLMVGGQTLRMWQDQAEPLADALRAHHLVVLKIRPQTVRLVIERTDPFGDAAPIDAMPIAEDSADVDLTAVPLGETEFGEEWTEQLIGRHWLNAGVTGSGKGSLMWSTLRGVGPMIRDGLVRVRMVDPKGGMETGAAAPLFFEHSSCTTADGTSDLSSGVDVIESWRDDMKKRQKDLRDAGLRKFTVSRETPLDVLMVDELAMLSAYGDSQSVKRALRLIAEGMTQGRAPGFSFVAYVQEPTKEVVPIRDLFTTRICLALTSANHVNAVLGDGMLEAGALAHEIPLGTHAGVGFVKHEKSRHPRRVRAANQTDEDIAELVRTCSPEQPPDNVVPLRDEAVA; translated from the coding sequence GTGACGAGCCTGCCGGTCTCGGTTGGTGCGTCCGCCGCGACGTTCGGGCCGGTGACTACGAGCGCGGTCGCGGCAGGGCTCGGTGTTGGCCTGCTCAGCTGGTACCGGGGACATCCGGATTCGTTCGACCATCTTCTGTTGCCGCGCCTGCGGGCTGCCCGCCGGCGGTGGTGGTCATATGCGGGCCACCGGTGGTCACGGGCATTGCGCGATTGCGACCTGACCAGGGAACACCGTCAGACCCAGGTGGAACGGGTACCCCGCATCCTCCGGGTTCGATCGGTGACGCCATCGATCGACATGGTGGACGTGCTAATGGTGGGCGGTCAGACGCTCCGGATGTGGCAGGACCAGGCCGAACCGCTAGCGGACGCGCTCCGGGCACACCACCTGGTAGTTCTCAAGATCCGCCCCCAGACTGTGCGGTTGGTGATCGAGCGTACCGACCCATTCGGGGATGCGGCGCCGATCGACGCGATGCCAATCGCGGAAGACTCTGCGGATGTCGACCTCACGGCGGTGCCCTTGGGTGAGACCGAATTCGGCGAGGAGTGGACGGAGCAGCTGATCGGTCGACACTGGCTCAATGCAGGTGTCACTGGCAGCGGCAAGGGGTCGCTAATGTGGTCGACCCTGCGTGGTGTGGGACCGATGATCCGTGACGGCCTGGTGAGGGTTCGGATGGTCGACCCGAAAGGCGGCATGGAGACCGGTGCAGCTGCACCGTTGTTCTTCGAGCATTCGTCGTGCACTACTGCGGACGGCACCTCTGATCTGTCCTCGGGTGTCGACGTCATCGAATCGTGGCGCGATGACATGAAGAAACGACAAAAAGACTTGCGGGACGCCGGACTTCGAAAATTCACTGTTTCACGTGAAACGCCTCTGGATGTCCTGATGGTGGACGAACTCGCGATGCTGAGCGCCTACGGCGATTCACAGTCAGTGAAACGGGCATTGCGCTTGATTGCAGAGGGAATGACCCAGGGTCGCGCACCAGGTTTCTCCTTTGTGGCCTACGTCCAGGAACCAACAAAGGAGGTCGTCCCGATTCGTGATCTCTTCACGACTCGAATTTGCCTGGCCCTGACGAGTGCGAATCACGTCAACGCGGTGTTGGGAGATGGAATGCTGGAAGCCGGTGCACTGGCTCATGAGATTCCCCTGGGAACTCATGCGGGTGTGGGCTTCGTCAAGCATGAGAAATCCCGCCACCCCCGTCGAGTTCGAGCGGCGAACCAGACAGATGAGGACATCGCCGAACTGGTACGGACGTGCTCTCCGGAACAGCCGCCGGACAACGTTGTCCCCCTGCGGGATGAGGCGGTCGCGTGA
- a CDS encoding replication initiator, translating to MEQRIQQRVQAIDYRHWRAKVTAVGGCSAPVRLGGAFQLQNLQGAVLEHRGGELFSPCGNRRESVCPSCSDRYSADAFHLMRAGLSGGAKDVPIDVRERPRLFVTLTAPSFGPVHSRRTSARGRTMPCRCGDYHHPDDPRIGAPLDPDSYDYRGAVLWQGNASTLWARTMTRLRRLVAHAAGLTVRDFPDHARLSYAKVAEYQRRGLVHFHAVLRLDGPEGAADRSPDWATTDLLTRAVQKAAHTAEYRDKFTGLTFSWGDQVDVRPIRADQASEVEDARGGISEGGLAAYVAKYATKGTGKSEAADRPIRSQAHLDALDVSPHHRRMMQTAWDLGGIPALGHLRHWAHMLGFRGHFLSKSKKYSTTFKRLREDRREYRLNELLNTLGVERDSVVVVNSWEFLGTGYRSDAEREIAEGIYEGQRAQRQQKYQQEGNQQ from the coding sequence GTGGAGCAACGGATCCAGCAGAGGGTCCAAGCCATCGACTACCGACATTGGCGAGCAAAGGTGACTGCGGTCGGCGGCTGCTCGGCCCCGGTCCGCCTCGGCGGCGCCTTCCAGCTCCAGAACCTCCAGGGCGCCGTGCTCGAGCATCGGGGCGGAGAACTCTTCAGCCCATGCGGCAACCGTCGCGAATCGGTCTGCCCGTCCTGCTCCGACCGGTACTCGGCTGATGCGTTCCATCTGATGCGTGCGGGCCTCTCCGGCGGTGCCAAGGATGTCCCGATCGACGTTCGGGAACGACCGCGATTGTTTGTCACGCTGACTGCGCCCAGTTTCGGGCCGGTGCACTCCCGGCGGACCTCGGCACGCGGACGAACCATGCCCTGCCGCTGCGGCGACTACCACCACCCCGATGACCCCCGCATAGGTGCTCCCCTCGACCCGGACTCCTACGACTACCGGGGCGCGGTGCTCTGGCAGGGCAACGCCTCGACCTTGTGGGCGCGCACGATGACCCGTCTTCGACGGCTCGTCGCCCATGCTGCGGGTCTGACTGTCCGGGACTTCCCGGACCATGCTCGGCTGTCCTACGCCAAGGTTGCGGAGTATCAACGCCGTGGCCTGGTGCACTTCCATGCGGTACTCCGCCTGGACGGACCCGAGGGTGCCGCCGACCGGTCCCCCGACTGGGCCACCACCGATCTCCTTACCCGCGCGGTCCAGAAGGCTGCCCACACCGCCGAGTACAGGGACAAGTTCACCGGCTTGACCTTCTCCTGGGGCGATCAGGTGGACGTCCGTCCGATCCGCGCCGATCAGGCCTCCGAGGTCGAAGACGCTCGCGGCGGGATCTCTGAAGGCGGTCTTGCGGCCTACGTCGCCAAGTACGCGACCAAGGGCACCGGCAAGTCAGAAGCCGCTGACCGGCCGATCCGGTCTCAAGCTCACCTCGACGCGCTCGACGTCTCCCCTCACCACCGCCGGATGATGCAAACGGCCTGGGACCTCGGTGGGATTCCGGCGCTCGGCCATCTCCGGCACTGGGCTCACATGCTCGGATTCCGCGGGCACTTCCTCTCCAAGAGCAAGAAATACTCGACGACCTTCAAGCGCCTCCGGGAAGACCGGCGGGAGTACCGATTGAACGAATTGCTGAACACCCTAGGCGTGGAGCGCGATTCCGTCGTCGTTGTCAACTCCTGGGAATTCCTCGGCACAGGCTACCGCTCCGACGCTGAACGAGAGATCGCTGAGGGGATCTACGAGGGACAACGAGCACAACGCCAGCAGAAATACCAGCAGGAAGGAAACCAACAATGA
- a CDS encoding tyrosine-type recombinase/integrase: protein MSTSNGALTRRPEMAGRTRANGEGSIFPYRNGFGAYVWVRTPTGDKKRKYVYGKTRDEVHDKWVKLHQAAKAGPVATAVPRLDEFLQYWLTEVIKPNRAPLTFVNYELFVRLYIIPGLGDRRLDRMQVRDVQSWVNKIPSICQCCAQGKDERRASKDRRCCARGACCGESPSSRTVSDIRACLRSALSHAIREELITKNAAALVTLPTVRKRKHRAWSSDEVRRFLESARDGADPMYAGYVLAVVLGLRKGEVLGLTWDAVDFEARELRISHQLQRASGALLHRETKTAASDDTLPLPEIVVAALVRRRQQQDADRRALGSGWPPGGLVFTTKFGAPVDPRNFNRSWDRRLSKSEVRKITVHDARRSCATLLADLGVHPRVIMRILRHAQVGVTMEIYTQASSKATQAALIRLGESLDG, encoded by the coding sequence ATGAGTACATCCAACGGCGCATTGACGAGGCGGCCTGAAATGGCTGGTCGAACACGCGCCAATGGGGAAGGATCGATATTCCCTTACCGAAACGGCTTCGGCGCCTACGTGTGGGTGCGTACTCCTACCGGAGACAAGAAGAGGAAATACGTTTACGGAAAGACCAGGGATGAGGTTCACGATAAGTGGGTGAAGCTTCATCAAGCAGCGAAGGCCGGTCCCGTAGCTACGGCAGTTCCTCGTCTTGATGAGTTCTTGCAATACTGGCTAACCGAGGTGATCAAGCCAAATCGCGCGCCATTGACTTTCGTGAATTACGAACTGTTCGTCCGGTTGTACATCATCCCAGGATTGGGTGATCGGCGTCTGGACAGAATGCAGGTTCGCGACGTGCAGTCTTGGGTCAACAAGATTCCATCGATCTGCCAGTGCTGCGCCCAAGGCAAGGACGAGCGGCGCGCGTCCAAGGACCGGCGATGCTGCGCGCGCGGTGCCTGCTGTGGCGAGTCGCCGTCGTCGCGCACGGTCAGCGACATCCGGGCCTGCCTGAGGTCCGCTCTCTCACACGCGATCCGGGAGGAGCTGATCACGAAGAATGCCGCTGCTCTCGTCACGCTGCCGACCGTCCGCAAGCGCAAACACCGTGCGTGGTCCAGCGATGAAGTTCGGCGCTTCTTGGAGTCGGCACGCGATGGTGCTGATCCGATGTACGCGGGTTACGTCCTGGCGGTCGTGCTGGGTCTGCGGAAGGGTGAGGTCCTCGGGCTCACTTGGGACGCGGTGGACTTCGAAGCCAGAGAGCTGAGGATCAGCCATCAACTCCAGCGAGCGAGTGGGGCGTTGCTGCATCGCGAGACGAAGACGGCGGCGTCCGACGACACGTTGCCGCTACCGGAGATCGTGGTGGCAGCACTGGTACGGCGGAGGCAGCAACAAGACGCCGACCGGCGGGCGCTCGGTAGCGGATGGCCTCCGGGGGGCCTGGTCTTCACAACGAAGTTCGGTGCTCCGGTTGATCCTCGGAACTTCAACCGCTCGTGGGACCGTCGGCTCTCGAAGAGCGAGGTCCGCAAGATCACCGTGCATGACGCTCGACGCTCCTGCGCGACCCTGCTCGCAGACCTCGGCGTGCACCCTCGCGTGATCATGCGGATCCTCCGCCATGCCCAAGTGGGCGTGACGATGGAGATCTACACTCAGGCATCGTCGAAGGCGACGCAGGCAGCCTTGATACGACTGGGGGAAAGCCTCGACGGGTAA
- the sepX gene encoding divisome protein SepX/GlpR, whose protein sequence is MPSSLIFAALALAWLVVLVPMIARRRQEVARTADSALEARVLRRGKNTPSTNHRDQQERSKVVANLEGDRDMSESEDGYDELDEYDDQGDAEEWRTLHADDSRAGRRYRPGRGGFDPEAAADLARAKYALRQRIVVLLLLAAVTTGVLAGLLSPLIWWAHGAIDLTFIGYLVYLRRQVRIEEAVRRRRTARVAEAQRRDHLLHGGQVRTVGEVGEVDDDGLPTRTGVTVAQGESELSRRPSLEGTYALELDDDDPAFDDLDSPLPMTFRRAAGE, encoded by the coding sequence ATGCCGAGTTCGTTGATTTTCGCGGCCTTGGCGCTGGCCTGGCTTGTCGTGCTCGTGCCGATGATCGCCCGGCGACGGCAGGAGGTCGCGCGGACCGCCGACTCCGCCCTGGAAGCAAGGGTTCTTCGTCGAGGGAAGAACACACCGTCGACGAATCACCGAGACCAACAGGAGCGCTCGAAGGTCGTGGCCAACTTGGAGGGAGACCGCGACATGTCGGAATCCGAGGACGGCTACGACGAGCTCGACGAGTACGACGACCAGGGTGACGCAGAGGAATGGCGGACCCTGCACGCCGACGACAGCCGAGCGGGCCGACGCTACCGTCCCGGCCGAGGCGGCTTCGACCCCGAGGCGGCGGCCGACCTGGCACGTGCCAAGTACGCACTGCGCCAGCGCATCGTGGTCCTGTTGCTGCTCGCCGCCGTCACCACCGGCGTACTGGCGGGCCTGCTGTCCCCGTTGATCTGGTGGGCACACGGCGCCATCGACCTCACCTTCATCGGATACCTCGTCTACCTGCGCAGGCAGGTGCGCATCGAAGAAGCAGTGCGCCGCAGGCGAACCGCCAGGGTCGCCGAGGCCCAGCGCCGCGATCACCTCCTGCACGGTGGTCAGGTGCGGACCGTCGGCGAGGTCGGCGAGGTCGACGATGACGGCCTGCCGACGCGGACCGGCGTGACCGTCGCGCAAGGCGAATCCGAACTGTCTCGTCGCCCCTCGCTCGAAGGCACCTACGCCCTCGAACTGGACGACGACGACCCGGCCTTCGACGACCTCGATTCGCCACTACCGATGACCTTCCGCCGGGCAGCCGGGGAATGA
- a CDS encoding GNAT family N-acetyltransferase, which produces MQGDGHPGWPARLSGLVVPAGTVTLRTPRLWDGPEWSQIRLAERDHLETWEPSAPEGWEQRNTLLSWPGQWGAMRRLARHGSTLPFAILVDGRFVGQITVGNIVRGALCSGWVGYWVSRTMTGGGVGTAALAMVVDHCFGAAELHRLEATVRPDNAASLRILEKVGFRREGLFERYLYVAEMWRDHLCLAITAEDVRESASAALVRAGSAEWA; this is translated from the coding sequence GTGCAGGGCGACGGACATCCTGGCTGGCCTGCCAGGCTGAGCGGCCTGGTGGTCCCGGCCGGGACGGTGACCTTACGGACTCCCCGGTTGTGGGACGGTCCGGAGTGGAGCCAGATCCGGCTGGCCGAGCGAGACCACCTCGAGACGTGGGAACCCTCGGCGCCGGAGGGTTGGGAGCAGCGCAACACGTTGTTGTCCTGGCCGGGGCAGTGGGGCGCGATGCGGCGGCTGGCCAGACATGGCTCGACCCTGCCGTTCGCGATCCTGGTGGATGGCCGGTTCGTCGGGCAGATCACCGTCGGCAACATCGTGCGCGGTGCATTGTGCTCGGGCTGGGTCGGCTACTGGGTGAGCAGGACGATGACCGGTGGCGGCGTCGGCACCGCTGCGCTGGCGATGGTGGTCGACCACTGTTTCGGCGCAGCCGAGCTGCACCGCCTCGAAGCCACGGTGCGACCGGACAACGCTGCGAGCCTGCGAATTCTGGAGAAGGTCGGGTTCCGCCGCGAAGGCCTGTTCGAGCGCTATCTCTACGTCGCCGAGATGTGGCGGGACCACCTGTGTCTCGCGATCACTGCGGAGGACGTCCGAGAGAGCGCGTCGGCTGCCCTGGTGCGTGCGGGCTCCGCCGAGTGGGCTTGA
- the glp gene encoding molybdotransferase-like divisome protein Glp: MRSVDEQLARVLAAAVRPSPVRVAISEAQGLLCAEDVVAERALPGFDQAAVDGYAVRSVDVQQAAEQPITLPVVGEIVAGSRQPRRLQPGQLVRVNTGAPLPTLADAVVPLDYTDEHPAKVTVNQSVPSAAFVRREGEDVQTGDVAVRRGAVIGAAQVGLLAAVGRNKVLVHPRPRVSIISVGEELVDIDRTPGGGQVYDVNTYALAAAARDAGAEVTRVGIVSAETRRLHEVVEGRLLLSEVVVIVGGVGGTVGKDVRATLAELGDIDMSRVAIHPGSTQGFGRLGPDRVPTFLLPGNPVSALVVFEVLVRPLIRAALGKSNPYRRVITAELLSPVSSTADRRGYLRGQLLRDRGSEQYLVQPVGAGGSHLLASLAEANCLIVVDEEVTELTAGDEVQVSFLAQRA, translated from the coding sequence ATGAGGTCGGTAGACGAGCAGTTGGCCAGGGTGCTCGCCGCTGCCGTGCGGCCCTCCCCGGTCCGCGTGGCCATCTCGGAGGCACAGGGCCTGCTCTGTGCCGAGGATGTGGTGGCCGAACGCGCCCTGCCTGGTTTCGACCAGGCTGCCGTGGACGGCTACGCGGTGCGCAGCGTCGACGTACAGCAGGCGGCGGAACAGCCGATCACCCTTCCGGTGGTCGGCGAGATCGTCGCCGGTTCGCGGCAGCCGCGAAGACTCCAGCCGGGCCAACTGGTCCGGGTCAACACCGGAGCGCCGCTGCCGACGCTCGCCGATGCCGTGGTGCCGTTGGACTACACCGACGAGCATCCGGCCAAGGTCACCGTGAACCAGTCCGTCCCCTCCGCCGCGTTCGTACGGCGTGAGGGGGAGGACGTCCAGACCGGCGACGTGGCAGTGCGGCGCGGCGCGGTGATCGGCGCGGCCCAGGTCGGCCTCCTCGCGGCGGTCGGCCGGAACAAGGTGCTGGTCCATCCCCGCCCGAGGGTGTCGATCATCTCGGTGGGTGAGGAGCTGGTCGATATCGACCGCACACCCGGCGGCGGCCAGGTCTACGACGTCAATACCTATGCGCTCGCCGCAGCTGCCCGGGATGCCGGGGCCGAGGTGACCAGGGTGGGCATCGTCAGCGCGGAGACACGGCGGCTGCACGAGGTCGTCGAGGGACGGCTGCTGCTCTCCGAGGTCGTCGTCATCGTCGGCGGCGTCGGCGGCACGGTCGGCAAGGACGTCCGCGCGACGCTGGCGGAACTGGGTGACATCGACATGTCCCGGGTCGCGATTCATCCCGGCTCCACCCAGGGTTTCGGCAGGTTGGGGCCGGATCGGGTTCCGACCTTCCTGCTGCCGGGCAACCCGGTGAGCGCGCTGGTGGTCTTCGAGGTGCTGGTCCGACCGCTGATCAGGGCCGCGTTGGGCAAGAGCAACCCCTACCGTCGGGTGATCACAGCAGAGCTGCTCTCGCCGGTCAGCTCCACAGCGGACCGGCGCGGCTACCTCCGGGGCCAGCTCCTTCGGGACCGAGGCAGCGAGCAGTACCTGGTGCAACCGGTCGGGGCAGGCGGCTCGCACCTGTTGGCGTCACTGGCCGAGGCGAACTGCCTCATCGTCGTCGATGAGGAAGTGACCGAGCTCACGGCAGGTGACGAGGTGCAGGTCAGTTTCCTCGCCCAACGAGCCTGA
- a CDS encoding UTP--glucose-1-phosphate uridylyltransferase: MSPTRAFRTAIVPAAGLGTRFLPTTKSVPKELLPVVDTPAIELVAAEAAEAGAERLVIVTSPEKSSVAKHFQSRPDLEQTLADRGKDALLAKVRRAPALVQAEVAIQEKALGLGHAVACALPNLTEEDDAVAVLLPDDLVLPTGALTEMAEVRKQFGGSVLCAFDIPREQISAYGVFDVEPTGTEDVLRVKGMVEKPAPEAAPSTFAAAGRYLLDRAVFDALERIEPGAGGELQLTDAVALLIEEGHPVHVVVHRGGRHDLGNPGGFLRAAVDFALENPEYGPELREWLSQRLSDVAR, encoded by the coding sequence ATGAGCCCGACGCGTGCCTTCCGCACAGCCATCGTGCCCGCCGCAGGATTGGGGACTCGCTTCCTCCCCACTACGAAGTCGGTGCCGAAGGAACTTCTCCCCGTGGTCGACACACCCGCCATCGAACTCGTGGCCGCCGAGGCCGCAGAGGCGGGCGCCGAGCGGTTGGTCATCGTGACCTCACCTGAGAAGTCCTCGGTCGCCAAGCACTTCCAAAGCCGTCCGGACTTGGAGCAGACCCTCGCCGATCGGGGCAAGGACGCCCTGCTGGCGAAGGTGCGCCGCGCCCCCGCCCTGGTGCAGGCCGAGGTGGCCATCCAGGAGAAGGCATTGGGACTCGGTCACGCGGTGGCCTGCGCCCTGCCGAACCTGACCGAGGAAGACGACGCGGTCGCCGTGTTGCTGCCGGACGACCTGGTGTTGCCGACCGGCGCCCTGACCGAGATGGCCGAGGTGCGCAAGCAGTTCGGCGGCAGTGTGCTCTGCGCTTTCGACATCCCGCGCGAACAGATCTCTGCCTATGGCGTCTTCGACGTCGAGCCCACCGGTACCGAGGACGTACTCCGGGTCAAGGGCATGGTGGAGAAGCCTGCCCCCGAGGCGGCACCGTCCACTTTCGCCGCTGCCGGTCGTTACCTATTGGACCGGGCCGTTTTCGATGCCCTGGAGCGAATCGAACCGGGCGCGGGCGGCGAATTGCAGCTCACCGACGCGGTGGCGCTGCTGATCGAGGAAGGTCACCCCGTACACGTCGTCGTGCACCGGGGCGGACGCCACGACCTGGGTAACCCGGGTGGTTTTCTGCGTGCCGCAGTGGACTTCGCACTCGAGAACCCCGAGTATGGCCCCGAGCTGCGGGAATGGTTGAGTCAAAGGTTGTCCGACGTCGCGCGGTGA
- a CDS encoding 5-formyltetrahydrofolate cyclo-ligase: MTADRRPTPAAETTKGQWRTRLKAARRAIPATSRAAEASALVTALLAKGPELTGTTVCAYLPVGSEPGSPEMVESLHQSGIRVLLPVVGAQGPLDWAVYTGRDGLRPGPFGLQEPAGPRLGCAAIRTAGLLLVPALAVDRSGVRLGRGGGYYDRSLPAVDPRATLAGVVRDEEFLDDRLPAEPHDVLMTSVLTPHGGLRSLVSG; encoded by the coding sequence ATGACCGCCGATCGGCGTCCCACGCCCGCTGCCGAGACCACCAAGGGGCAGTGGCGGACCCGACTGAAGGCGGCCCGGCGCGCGATCCCCGCCACATCACGGGCAGCCGAGGCTTCGGCGCTGGTCACGGCTCTGTTGGCCAAAGGACCTGAGCTCACGGGCACGACCGTCTGCGCCTACCTACCGGTAGGATCGGAACCTGGCTCGCCCGAGATGGTCGAGTCGCTGCATCAGAGTGGCATCCGTGTCCTGCTCCCCGTGGTCGGCGCGCAAGGCCCGCTGGACTGGGCGGTCTACACCGGCCGGGACGGCCTGCGACCCGGCCCGTTCGGACTACAGGAGCCAGCAGGCCCGAGGCTGGGGTGCGCTGCGATTCGCACGGCAGGGTTGTTGCTGGTCCCCGCGCTGGCCGTGGACCGAAGCGGAGTACGGCTGGGCAGGGGCGGCGGGTACTACGATCGATCGTTGCCCGCTGTCGATCCGAGGGCAACGCTGGCGGGAGTAGTGCGCGATGAGGAGTTTCTCGACGATCGGCTCCCGGCCGAACCGCACGATGTCCTGATGACCTCGGTGTTGACTCCACACGGCGGTCTGCGTTCGCTGGTGAGCGGCTAG
- a CDS encoding SAF domain-containing protein, translated as MASGRLSPALRDRLRSLIPGSRWVRVVLLRRFLAVTLVTLACALALLESRPDEQATVPALFATRDLAPGAVLRDADVRPGRLPEGAAPNGLLAEPTDIVGKVLAGGARRGEALTDVRIVGRQLTTLTVGTHSASAVGIRLADGELAELLHPGKRVDVVSIDPDLGEGAVLAEDAVVVSVRPHEPGDNSRLIVVALPGDIAPEVASASLVNDMTITLG; from the coding sequence ATGGCATCCGGACGACTGAGCCCCGCGCTGCGCGACCGGCTGCGCAGTCTCATTCCAGGCAGCCGGTGGGTACGCGTGGTGCTATTGCGCCGCTTCCTCGCCGTCACGCTGGTGACGCTGGCCTGCGCCCTGGCCCTGCTGGAGAGTCGCCCCGACGAGCAGGCCACGGTGCCCGCGTTGTTCGCCACCCGTGACTTGGCCCCCGGCGCCGTGCTCCGTGACGCCGATGTCCGCCCGGGGCGACTACCCGAGGGCGCGGCGCCGAACGGCCTGCTCGCCGAGCCCACCGACATCGTGGGCAAGGTGCTCGCGGGCGGCGCACGCCGGGGCGAGGCGCTCACCGACGTCCGAATCGTCGGCAGACAACTGACCACGCTCACGGTGGGTACCCACAGCGCGTCCGCCGTGGGGATCCGGCTGGCCGATGGCGAGCTGGCCGAGCTGCTGCACCCCGGCAAACGGGTGGATGTGGTGTCGATCGATCCCGATCTCGGCGAGGGCGCGGTGCTGGCCGAGGATGCGGTCGTCGTCTCGGTCCGACCGCACGAACCCGGGGATAACAGCAGGTTGATCGTGGTCGCCTTACCCGGCGATATCGCCCCCGAGGTGGCATCGGCCTCGCTGGTCAACGACATGACGATCACGCTGGGTTGA
- the mscL gene encoding large-conductance mechanosensitive channel protein MscL, which translates to MFKGFKDFLMRGNVIDLAVAVVIGAAFTSIVTAFTTNLIQPIVDAIGPAETGNLGIRIGTRPDGTAISIDFGAVLTATVNFLIVAAVVYFIFVLPMNKLQQRRKRGEEDGPAEPTDVELLTEIRDLLRTQHGAQSEQADRVARSERVERVDN; encoded by the coding sequence ATGTTCAAGGGTTTCAAAGACTTCCTGATGCGCGGCAATGTGATCGACCTGGCGGTCGCGGTCGTGATCGGCGCCGCCTTCACCTCGATCGTCACCGCGTTCACCACCAATCTGATCCAGCCGATCGTGGACGCCATCGGCCCTGCGGAGACCGGCAATCTCGGAATCAGGATCGGTACCCGGCCCGATGGCACGGCGATCAGCATCGACTTCGGTGCGGTGCTCACCGCCACGGTCAACTTCCTCATCGTGGCGGCCGTCGTCTACTTCATCTTCGTGCTGCCGATGAACAAGCTCCAGCAGCGTCGCAAGCGCGGCGAGGAGGACGGCCCGGCCGAGCCGACCGACGTGGAGCTGTTGACCGAGATCCGCGACCTGCTGCGGACCCAGCACGGGGCGCAGTCGGAGCAGGCCGACCGGGTGGCGCGATCGGAACGGGTCGAACGGGTCGACAACTAG
- a CDS encoding Rv0909 family putative TA system antitoxin: protein MSNFLDKAKELAAQARERGGSVAEKVGDAAAKGVGVIADKADEMTGGKYTEKIEDVSEKIEGVLDPNGNTKKDDDK, encoded by the coding sequence ATGAGCAACTTCCTGGACAAGGCCAAGGAGCTCGCCGCGCAGGCGCGAGAGCGGGGCGGCAGCGTCGCGGAGAAGGTCGGCGACGCAGCGGCCAAGGGCGTCGGTGTCATCGCGGACAAGGCCGACGAGATGACCGGTGGCAAGTACACCGAGAAGATCGAAGACGTCAGCGAGAAGATCGAGGGCGTCCTAGACCCGAACGGCAACACCAAGAAGGACGACGACAAGTGA